The Sphingomonas sp. LY54 genome includes a region encoding these proteins:
- a CDS encoding M28 family metallopeptidase, protein MKKLALLLALSPVLLAAAPVSPVAIADDVKAENLRANIERLVSFGTRHTLSDPSDPRRGIVAAQKWTEQEFRRYSKACGNCLEIVTVADTVTGPRIPNPSRVQNVIAIQRGTTDPKRVVVITGHIDSRVTDVMNAASDSPGANDDGSGTAAVIEAARVLSKHKFPGTIVYAPLAGEEQGLVGAKILAAYAKAQGWQIVANLNNDMIGNTEGQDGTRDSRHIRVFSEGIRADAANPEYLALVRRLSGENDSPSRNLSRWLDSFADTLPFGLDVRQIWRNDRFGRGGDHSEFLNAGFPGVRITEALENYNRQHQDLRTENGIAYGDVIEGIDFDYFERSTKFNVAALAALARAPMPPEPTVEGAVKPDTTLSWKPVPGAAAYLIRWRPTDAANWQESIRVPAGGTSHVLKGIRIDDWVFGMSSVSADGYESPVASAVPGGAFRPYTPPAK, encoded by the coding sequence ATGAAAAAGCTCGCCCTGCTGCTCGCCCTCAGCCCCGTCCTCCTCGCCGCTGCGCCGGTCTCGCCGGTTGCGATCGCCGACGACGTGAAGGCCGAAAATCTCCGCGCCAATATCGAGAGGCTGGTGAGCTTCGGGACGCGCCACACTCTGTCTGATCCGTCCGATCCCAGGCGCGGTATCGTCGCGGCGCAGAAATGGACCGAGCAGGAGTTCCGCCGCTATTCGAAGGCCTGCGGGAACTGCCTCGAGATCGTGACCGTCGCAGACACGGTCACCGGCCCGCGCATCCCCAACCCGAGCCGCGTCCAGAATGTGATCGCGATCCAGCGCGGCACCACCGATCCCAAGCGCGTCGTCGTCATCACCGGCCATATCGACAGCCGCGTCACCGACGTGATGAACGCCGCCTCCGATTCCCCGGGCGCCAATGACGACGGTTCCGGTACGGCCGCGGTGATCGAGGCGGCGCGCGTGCTCTCGAAGCACAAATTCCCCGGCACGATCGTCTATGCGCCGCTCGCCGGCGAGGAGCAGGGGCTGGTCGGCGCGAAGATCCTGGCGGCCTATGCCAAGGCGCAGGGCTGGCAGATCGTCGCCAATCTGAACAACGACATGATCGGCAACACCGAGGGGCAGGACGGCACCCGCGACAGTCGCCACATCCGCGTCTTCTCCGAAGGCATCCGCGCCGACGCCGCCAATCCCGAATATCTCGCGCTCGTGCGCCGGCTTAGCGGCGAGAACGACTCGCCTTCGCGCAACCTCTCGCGCTGGCTCGACAGTTTCGCCGACACGCTTCCGTTCGGTCTCGACGTCCGCCAGATCTGGCGCAACGACCGCTTCGGCCGCGGCGGCGACCATAGCGAGTTCCTGAATGCCGGCTTCCCGGGCGTGCGGATCACCGAGGCGCTGGAGAATTACAATCGCCAGCACCAGGATCTGCGCACCGAGAACGGCATCGCCTATGGCGACGTGATCGAGGGCATCGACTTCGATTATTTCGAGCGCTCGACCAAGTTCAACGTCGCTGCCCTGGCGGCGCTGGCGCGCGCGCCGATGCCGCCCGAGCCGACGGTCGAAGGCGCGGTGAAGCCGGACACGACTTTGAGCTGGAAGCCGGTGCCCGGCGCGGCAGCCTATCTGATCCGCTGGCGCCCGACCGACGCCGCGAATTGGCAGGAAAGCATCCGCGTGCCCGCTGGCGGTACAAGCCATGTGCTGAAGGGCATCCGCATCGACGACTGGGTGTTCGGCATGTCGTCGGTCTCGGCCGACGGTTATGAGAGCCCGGTCGCCTCCGCGGTGCCCGGCGGCGCGTTCCGACCCTACACGCCTCCGGCCAAGTGA
- a CDS encoding ribonuclease R family protein: MARKHTPGLPSREQILEFIETSETPAGKREIARAFGLAGNEKIALKHLLRDMGDEGLIDSAPGRAFHKMGVPKVTVLRVVDIDESGTAWALPERWESDTPEPRIRLQERGRKGALGVGDRVLARTEEKGAGIIAHPMKKLLKGSELVLGVVHQEGESFWLRPVDKRERRELPISDKGKAEVGDLVLAEKTGRPPRLSARVTDILGDPFAPRSFSLIAIHKHGIPHEFPEHVLEEAERIAGQQLGEREDLTQIPIVAIDPADARDHDDAVWAAPDDDPANPGGWKAIVAIADVSFYVRPGSALDKEARRRGNSVYFPDRVVPMLPETLSAHVCSLKQGEDRAAMVCHLQVGRDGQLKTWRFTRARVRIAANIAYEDAQAAIDLAEGKGIEEAVEVASSPCSFSEADMNLPDAPVAPEIVESTLKPLWACWRALYAARAKREPLDLDLPERRVLLDEKGRILSVAPRERLDAHKLIEDYMIAANVAAAKALEAKKAPVMYRDHEPPSREKLVALKDYLKTFEVEFALGQVVRPSTFNRIIERIGEADFRPQIMEQILRTQTQAYYGPENHGHFGLALGSYAHFTSPIRRYADLVVHRSLVRAYGLGPETRETGLTDGEAEAMEVTGELISQLERRAMEAERETIDRYVAAYLSERVGELVETRITGVQPFGFFATVEGLGGDGLVPVSTLGSDYFRYDESSQTLVGDDTQVTFASGQRLTLRLVEANPITGGLRFELPDTPAGTSDRRTFRDGRRSRKPKDDKKPYMQGKRGRPGNVRHQGRKS; the protein is encoded by the coding sequence ATGGCACGTAAGCACACACCCGGCCTTCCCAGCCGCGAACAGATCCTCGAATTCATCGAGACCTCCGAAACGCCGGCCGGCAAGCGCGAGATCGCGCGCGCCTTCGGCCTCGCCGGCAATGAGAAGATCGCGCTGAAGCACCTGCTGCGCGACATGGGCGACGAGGGCCTGATCGACAGCGCTCCCGGCCGCGCCTTCCACAAGATGGGCGTGCCCAAGGTCACCGTGCTGCGCGTCGTCGACATCGACGAGAGCGGCACTGCCTGGGCGCTGCCCGAGCGCTGGGAGAGCGACACGCCGGAGCCGCGCATCCGCCTCCAGGAGCGCGGCCGCAAGGGCGCGCTCGGCGTCGGCGACCGCGTGCTCGCCCGCACCGAGGAGAAGGGCGCCGGAATCATCGCCCATCCAATGAAGAAATTGCTCAAGGGCAGCGAGCTCGTCCTCGGCGTCGTCCACCAGGAAGGGGAGAGCTTCTGGCTGCGCCCGGTCGACAAGCGCGAGCGGCGCGAACTGCCGATCTCCGACAAGGGCAAGGCCGAGGTCGGCGACCTCGTGCTGGCCGAGAAGACCGGCCGCCCGCCGCGCCTCTCGGCCCGAGTCACCGACATCCTCGGCGATCCCTTCGCGCCGCGCAGCTTCAGCCTGATCGCGATCCACAAGCACGGCATCCCGCACGAATTTCCCGAGCATGTGCTGGAGGAGGCCGAGCGCATCGCCGGCCAGCAGCTCGGCGAGCGCGAGGATTTGACCCAGATCCCGATCGTCGCGATCGACCCTGCCGACGCGCGCGATCATGACGACGCGGTCTGGGCCGCGCCTGACGACGATCCCGCCAATCCCGGCGGCTGGAAGGCGATCGTCGCCATCGCCGACGTCAGCTTCTACGTCCGTCCCGGCTCGGCGCTCGACAAGGAGGCGCGGCGGCGCGGCAATAGCGTCTATTTCCCCGATCGCGTCGTGCCGATGCTGCCCGAGACGCTGAGCGCCCATGTCTGCTCCTTGAAGCAAGGCGAGGACCGCGCGGCGATGGTGTGCCACCTGCAGGTCGGCCGCGACGGCCAGCTCAAGACGTGGCGCTTCACCCGCGCCCGCGTCCGCATCGCCGCCAACATCGCCTATGAGGACGCCCAGGCCGCGATCGATCTCGCCGAAGGGAAGGGGATCGAGGAAGCGGTGGAGGTCGCCTCGAGCCCGTGCAGCTTCTCCGAAGCCGACATGAACCTGCCCGACGCACCGGTCGCTCCGGAGATCGTCGAATCGACGCTGAAGCCGCTCTGGGCGTGCTGGCGCGCGCTCTATGCCGCGCGGGCGAAGCGCGAGCCGCTCGATCTCGATCTGCCCGAGCGCCGGGTGCTGCTCGACGAGAAGGGCCGCATCCTCTCGGTGGCGCCGCGCGAGCGGCTCGATGCGCACAAGCTCATCGAGGATTATATGATCGCCGCCAACGTCGCCGCCGCCAAGGCGCTGGAGGCGAAAAAGGCGCCGGTCATGTACCGCGACCACGAGCCGCCGAGCCGCGAGAAACTGGTCGCGCTCAAGGATTATCTGAAGACGTTCGAGGTCGAGTTCGCGCTCGGCCAGGTCGTGCGCCCGTCCACCTTCAACCGCATCATCGAGCGGATCGGCGAGGCGGACTTCCGCCCGCAGATCATGGAGCAGATCCTCCGCACCCAGACCCAGGCTTATTACGGGCCGGAAAATCACGGCCATTTCGGCCTGGCGCTCGGCTCCTACGCCCATTTCACCAGCCCAATCCGCCGCTATGCCGACCTCGTCGTCCATCGCTCGCTGGTCCGCGCCTACGGGCTCGGGCCGGAAACGCGCGAAACCGGACTCACCGACGGCGAGGCCGAGGCGATGGAGGTCACCGGCGAGCTCATCTCGCAACTCGAGCGGCGCGCGATGGAGGCCGAGCGCGAGACGATCGACCGCTATGTCGCCGCCTACCTCTCGGAGCGGGTCGGAGAGCTGGTCGAGACGCGCATCACCGGCGTCCAGCCGTTCGGATTCTTCGCGACGGTCGAGGGCCTCGGCGGTGACGGCCTCGTCCCTGTCTCGACGCTGGGCAGCGATTACTTCCGTTACGACGAGTCCAGCCAGACCCTGGTCGGCGACGATACGCAGGTCACGTTCGCGTCGGGCCAGCGGCTGACCCTGCGGCTGGTCGAGGCCAATCCGATCACCGGCGGCCTGCGCTTCGAGCTGCCCGACACGCCGGCCGGCACCAGCGACCGCCGCACGTTCCGCGACGGCCGGCGCAGCCGTAAGCCCAAGGACGACAAGAAGCCGTACATGCAGGGCAAGCGCGGCCGCCCCGGCAACGTCCGTCACCAAGGCCGCAAGAGCTAA
- a CDS encoding ABC transporter ATP-binding protein, with amino-acid sequence MLELNDVSHVYANGTRALDHVSLSIPRGMYGLLGPNGAGKSTLMRTIATLQSPTEGSIRFGDIDVIAEPERLRRTLGYLPQDFGVYPRVSAYDMLDHMAVLKGVASASDRKATVEGLLHQVNLWGVRKKALAGFSGGMRQRFGIAQALIGNPELIIVDEPTAGLDPEERNRFLNLLAEIGENVVVILSTHIVEDVADLCPRMAVLTGGRIQLEGAPIELIQSTKGRIWMKVIDRSELETYKGSYEVISTRLFAGRTVIHILADQDPGNGFASTEGGLEDVYFSTLAQSRRAA; translated from the coding sequence ATGCTCGAGCTCAACGATGTCAGTCACGTTTACGCCAACGGGACTCGCGCCCTCGACCATGTGAGCCTGTCGATCCCGCGCGGCATGTATGGCCTGCTCGGGCCCAATGGCGCCGGCAAGTCGACACTGATGCGGACGATCGCGACTCTGCAGAGCCCGACCGAGGGCAGCATCCGCTTCGGCGACATCGACGTGATCGCCGAGCCCGAGCGGCTGCGGCGGACGCTCGGCTATCTGCCCCAGGATTTCGGCGTCTATCCGCGCGTCTCGGCTTACGACATGCTCGACCATATGGCGGTGCTGAAGGGCGTCGCGTCGGCGAGCGACCGCAAGGCGACGGTCGAGGGCCTGCTCCACCAGGTCAATCTGTGGGGCGTGCGCAAGAAGGCGCTAGCCGGCTTTTCGGGCGGCATGCGCCAGCGCTTCGGCATCGCCCAGGCGCTGATCGGCAACCCCGAACTGATCATCGTCGACGAGCCGACCGCGGGCCTCGACCCGGAAGAGCGCAACCGCTTCCTCAACCTGCTCGCCGAGATCGGCGAGAATGTGGTGGTGATCCTTTCGACCCATATCGTCGAGGACGTCGCAGATTTGTGCCCGCGCATGGCGGTGCTGACCGGCGGCCGCATCCAGCTCGAGGGCGCGCCGATCGAGCTCATCCAGTCGACCAAGGGCCGGATCTGGATGAAGGTGATCGATCGCTCCGAGCTCGAGACCTACAAGGGCTCGTATGAAGTGATCTCGACCCGGCTGTTCGCCGGCCGCACCGTGATCCACATCCTGGCCGACCAGGACCCCGGCAACGGCTTCGCCTCGACCGAGGGCGGCCTCGAAGACGTCTATTTCTCGACGCTCGCGCAATCGCGCCGCGCGGCCTGA
- a CDS encoding threonine synthase, with product MALWNDNLTADRPTFVSHLECSITGERYEADRLHGLSRAGRPLLVRYDLDGVRQALSKDAVTQRPADFWRWRELLPVRDKANIVSLGENATPLIPLPRSGGAQVLVKDEGRLPTGSFKARGIAMAVAMAKELGVTRIAMPTNGNAGAALAAYASRAGIETVVLCPDDTPEINVREIAQQGARVYRVNGLIDDCGKIVGEGAAAGHWFDMSTLKEPYRIEGKKTMGLELAEQLDWQLPDVIFYPTGGGTGLIGMWKAFAELEALGFIGSERPRMVAVQAEGCAPIVKAWAEGEEHAPRWEDAHTIAAGIRVPRAVGDFLIIRAVRESEGFGITVSDEAIAQAVDDAAREDGLLLCPEGGATLAAYRKALAEGLVSAGDRAVLFNCATGLKYPMPDRSRTLDRHAAIDLAAL from the coding sequence ATGGCCCTCTGGAACGACAATCTCACCGCCGACCGACCGACCTTCGTCAGTCATCTCGAATGTTCGATCACCGGCGAGCGTTACGAGGCCGACCGGCTGCACGGCCTGTCACGGGCCGGACGGCCGCTGCTGGTGCGCTACGATCTCGACGGGGTGCGGCAGGCGCTGAGCAAGGACGCAGTGACGCAGCGGCCCGCCGATTTCTGGCGCTGGCGCGAACTGCTGCCGGTGCGGGACAAGGCGAATATCGTCAGCCTGGGCGAGAATGCGACGCCGCTCATCCCGCTGCCGCGCTCGGGCGGCGCGCAGGTGCTGGTCAAGGATGAGGGCCGGCTGCCGACCGGATCGTTCAAGGCGCGCGGCATCGCCATGGCGGTGGCGATGGCCAAGGAACTGGGCGTGACGCGGATCGCGATGCCGACCAACGGCAATGCGGGCGCCGCGCTCGCGGCCTATGCCAGCCGCGCCGGGATCGAGACGGTCGTGCTCTGCCCGGACGACACGCCCGAGATCAACGTGCGCGAGATCGCGCAGCAGGGCGCGCGCGTCTATCGCGTCAACGGCCTGATCGACGATTGCGGCAAGATCGTCGGCGAAGGCGCGGCCGCGGGCCACTGGTTCGACATGTCGACGCTGAAGGAGCCGTACCGGATCGAGGGCAAAAAGACGATGGGGCTGGAACTGGCCGAGCAGCTCGACTGGCAGCTTCCCGACGTCATCTTCTACCCGACCGGCGGGGGCACCGGGCTGATCGGCATGTGGAAGGCGTTCGCCGAATTGGAGGCGCTCGGCTTCATCGGCTCCGAGCGGCCGCGCATGGTGGCGGTACAGGCCGAGGGCTGCGCGCCGATCGTCAAGGCATGGGCCGAAGGCGAAGAGCATGCGCCGCGGTGGGAGGACGCCCACACGATCGCGGCCGGCATCCGCGTGCCGCGCGCGGTCGGCGACTTCCTGATCATCCGCGCGGTGCGAGAGAGCGAAGGCTTCGGCATCACCGTTTCCGATGAGGCGATCGCGCAGGCGGTGGACGATGCCGCGCGCGAGGACGGCCTGCTGCTCTGCCCGGAGGGCGGCGCGACCCTGGCGGCCTATCGTAAGGCGCTGGCGGAGGGACTGGTTTCGGCGGGCGACCGCGCGGTGCTGTTCAACTGCGCCACCGGCCTCAAATATCCGATGCCGGACCGCTCGCGCACGCTCGACCGCCACGCTGCGATCGATCTCGCGGCGCTCTGA
- the dcd gene encoding dCTP deaminase, whose amino-acid sequence MAVMADRWIRERALQDGMIEPFVDRQKREGCISYGLSSYGYDARVSDEFKIFTNVDSAIVDPKDFAANSFVDRKTDCCIIPPNSFALARTVEYFRVPRDVLVICLGKSTYARCGIIVNVTPLEPGWEGHVTLEFSNTTPLPAKVYANEGACQFLFLQGNEPCEVSYADRAGKYMGQRGVTLPKL is encoded by the coding sequence ATGGCAGTGATGGCCGACCGCTGGATTCGCGAGCGCGCGCTCCAGGACGGAATGATCGAACCCTTCGTCGACCGCCAGAAGCGCGAAGGCTGCATCAGCTACGGCCTGTCAAGCTACGGCTACGACGCGCGCGTATCGGACGAGTTCAAGATCTTCACCAATGTCGACAGCGCCATCGTCGATCCCAAGGACTTCGCGGCGAACAGCTTCGTCGACCGCAAGACCGACTGCTGCATCATCCCGCCCAACAGCTTCGCGCTGGCGCGGACGGTCGAATATTTCCGGGTGCCACGCGACGTGCTGGTGATCTGCCTCGGCAAATCGACCTATGCCCGCTGCGGCATCATCGTGAACGTGACCCCGCTCGAGCCGGGCTGGGAAGGCCATGTCACGCTGGAATTCTCCAACACGACCCCCCTTCCCGCCAAGGTCTACGCCAACGAAGGCGCGTGCCAGTTCCTGTTCCTTCAGGGCAACGAGCCGTGCGAGGTCAGCTACGCCGACCGCGCCGGCAAATATATGGGCCAGCGCGGAGTGACCCTGCCGAAGCTGTGA
- a CDS encoding DUF6766 family protein gives MRVLRDNGLTIALMLLFLASILGHWVMGWYVENEDLARHGREAITLFAYATDDEFLSTVFENWESEFLQMSAYVMLTAILIQRGSSESKDPDSPPRDANLAAQGQRPDAPAALRAGALARWLYARSLGIVLFAMFVASFVMHWRYSALAAAEEARRHGEPAMSVMEYLGDPQLWFESFQNWQSEFLSTAVLVVLSIYLRQRESPESKPVAAPHSHTGS, from the coding sequence GTGCGCGTGCTGCGGGACAATGGCCTTACTATCGCGTTGATGTTGCTGTTTCTCGCCAGCATCCTCGGCCACTGGGTGATGGGCTGGTATGTCGAGAACGAGGATCTCGCCCGTCACGGCCGTGAAGCGATCACCTTGTTCGCTTACGCGACCGACGACGAATTCCTCTCTACCGTGTTCGAAAATTGGGAGAGCGAGTTCCTGCAGATGTCGGCCTATGTCATGCTGACCGCCATCCTCATCCAACGCGGCTCCTCCGAATCGAAGGACCCGGATTCGCCCCCGCGCGACGCCAATCTCGCGGCCCAGGGCCAGCGCCCCGACGCCCCGGCGGCCCTGCGCGCGGGCGCATTGGCGCGCTGGCTCTATGCCCGTTCGCTCGGGATCGTGCTGTTCGCGATGTTCGTCGCCTCGTTCGTGATGCACTGGCGGTACAGCGCCCTGGCCGCCGCCGAGGAGGCGCGCCGGCACGGCGAGCCGGCGATGAGCGTCATGGAATATCTCGGCGACCCGCAATTGTGGTTCGAGAGCTTCCAGAACTGGCAGAGCGAGTTTCTTTCGACGGCGGTGCTGGTCGTGCTGTCGATCTACCTGCGCCAGCGCGAATCGCCGGAATCGAAGCCGGTGGCCGCTCCGCACAGTCACACCGGCAGCTGA
- a CDS encoding ATP-binding protein, whose product MSVQIDMGVDAAGKAVGMDLEELLATRLLVQGNSGSGKSHLLRRMLEGSAGLVQQVVIDPEGDFVTLSAFGHTAIEATDYSLTEIARLATRIREHRASVVLSLEGLEMDQQMRCAAAFLNALFDAHRDHWYPALVVVDEAQVFAPSAAGEVSDEARRLSLGAMTNLMCRGRKRGLAGVIATQRLAKLAKNVAAEASNFLMGRTFLDIDMARASDLLGMERKQAEQIRDLQRGHFLALGPALSRRPVSVKIGDVKTAARSGSPKLVPLPQTNGEDMQSLLFAPAEEAPPPPPAPPRPSPVAAEELIRSLSHPVMTPATPQPAAPAMDPDERDRVIETVLREIVGDPAAAFQSAAILFQDFLLRCRMHRLNDPGLDLAAFRRRLGMARAGLYREGEEGWDEAMEIAVGLPEDMLGVFLTIARAAKDEEECPADSDLAAIYGTSSANRARRLLNYMEERGTIVVRIDLTGKRQISIPQLGWTTAASAAEADPAKAKRAAPRSGLLL is encoded by the coding sequence GTGAGCGTACAGATCGACATGGGGGTGGACGCCGCCGGCAAGGCCGTAGGCATGGACCTGGAGGAGCTGCTGGCGACCCGCCTCCTCGTTCAGGGCAATAGCGGCTCCGGCAAGTCGCATCTCCTGCGCCGCATGCTCGAGGGCAGCGCCGGCCTCGTCCAGCAGGTGGTGATCGATCCCGAGGGCGATTTCGTTACCCTTTCCGCATTCGGCCACACCGCGATCGAGGCGACCGACTACAGCCTAACCGAGATCGCCCGCCTGGCCACGCGCATCCGCGAGCATCGCGCCTCGGTCGTGCTCAGCCTCGAAGGGCTCGAGATGGACCAGCAGATGCGCTGCGCCGCAGCCTTCCTCAACGCCCTGTTCGACGCCCATCGCGACCATTGGTATCCGGCCCTGGTCGTGGTCGACGAGGCGCAGGTGTTCGCGCCGTCGGCCGCGGGCGAGGTCTCGGACGAAGCCCGCCGCCTGTCGCTCGGCGCGATGACAAATCTGATGTGCCGCGGCCGCAAGCGCGGCCTTGCCGGCGTCATCGCCACCCAGCGCCTCGCCAAGCTCGCCAAGAACGTTGCCGCCGAGGCGTCGAACTTCCTGATGGGACGCACCTTCCTCGATATCGACATGGCGCGCGCCTCCGATCTGCTCGGCATGGAGCGCAAGCAGGCCGAGCAGATACGCGATCTCCAGCGCGGCCATTTCCTGGCGCTCGGCCCGGCGCTGTCGCGACGGCCGGTGTCGGTGAAGATCGGCGACGTGAAGACCGCGGCGCGCAGCGGCAGCCCCAAGCTGGTGCCGCTCCCGCAGACCAATGGCGAGGATATGCAGAGCCTGCTGTTCGCGCCCGCCGAGGAGGCTCCGCCACCGCCGCCCGCGCCGCCGCGCCCCAGCCCGGTCGCCGCCGAGGAGCTGATCCGCAGCCTCAGCCATCCGGTGATGACGCCGGCGACGCCGCAGCCCGCGGCACCGGCCATGGACCCCGACGAGCGCGACCGCGTGATCGAGACCGTGCTGCGCGAGATCGTCGGCGATCCGGCCGCCGCCTTCCAGTCGGCCGCGATCCTGTTCCAGGATTTTCTGCTCCGCTGCCGCATGCACCGATTGAACGATCCCGGCCTCGATCTCGCCGCTTTCCGCCGCCGCCTCGGCATGGCGCGGGCCGGCCTCTACCGCGAGGGTGAGGAAGGCTGGGACGAGGCGATGGAGATTGCGGTGGGCCTGCCCGAGGACATGCTCGGCGTGTTCCTCACCATCGCGCGCGCCGCCAAGGACGAAGAGGAATGCCCGGCCGATTCCGATCTGGCGGCGATCTACGGCACCAGCTCCGCCAATCGGGCGCGACGGCTGCTCAATTACATGGAGGAGCGCGGGACGATCGTCGTGCGCATCGACCTCACCGGCAAGCGCCAGATCAGCATTCCCCAGCTCGGCTGGACCACCGCCGCCTCCGCCGCCGAAGCCGATCCGGCCAAGGCCAAGCGCGCCGCCCCGCGGAGCGGGCTGCTCCTCTAA
- a CDS encoding UPF0262 family protein: MGEPRIIDIELDDRTILWRNADVEQERKIAIFDLLEANHFAPTGHEGPFRIMLRVEDNRLAIDLRDQQGAPLETIRLGLARFRRPIRDYFAICDSYFKAVRSDSPHGIETVDMARRAIHNEAAELLQECLEDRIDMDFDTARRLFTLICMLHIK; encoded by the coding sequence ATGGGCGAGCCGCGCATCATCGACATCGAGCTGGACGACCGCACGATCCTGTGGCGCAACGCCGACGTGGAGCAGGAGCGGAAGATCGCGATCTTCGACCTGCTCGAGGCCAATCATTTCGCGCCCACCGGCCATGAGGGGCCCTTCAGGATCATGCTGCGGGTCGAGGACAACCGGCTCGCCATCGACCTCAGGGACCAGCAGGGCGCGCCGCTGGAGACGATCCGGCTCGGCCTCGCCCGTTTCCGCCGCCCGATCCGCGACTATTTCGCGATCTGCGATTCCTACTTCAAGGCGGTGCGGTCGGATTCGCCGCACGGCATCGAGACCGTCGACATGGCGCGGCGCGCGATCCACAACGAGGCCGCCGAACTCCTCCAGGAATGCCTCGAAGACCGGATCGACATGGACTTCGACACGGCCCGGCGGCTGTTCACCCTGATCTGCATGCTGCATATCAAATGA
- a CDS encoding replicative DNA helicase: MLNPLTLIETPAADAAAALPQNVEAEAALLGALMIDNRLAEDIQMKLRPDHFYEPLHARIYENILKLIDRNMIASPVTLRPLFEQDEEMKELGGPAYLAQLTGGGAAIIGARDFAEQIYELALLRALIGVGREMVEQALDTSEEVNPLAQIEAAESALYRVAEEGGGEGSVKSFAQATKLAVQLAEKALNTGGGLSGLTTGLESFNARTGGLHHSDLLILAGRPGMGKTSLATNIAYNTASRYIRDLEDGLEPSKSVGAPVAFFSLEMSADQLATRILAEASGISGESLRMGKISQQDFRNLARAAAELENLPLYIDDTPGLTIAALRTRARRLKRQRDIGFIVVDYLQLLQGSGKGGQDNRVQEISEISRGLKTLAKELNVPVMALSQLSRQVESRENKRPQLSDLRESGSIEQDADIVLFVYREEYYINFAKPKEASADAGDDASTIAAFDEWQRAMGEAHGKAELIIAKQRHGATGTVTLKFDAKITRFSDLIEDHYLPEVRGG; encoded by the coding sequence ATGTTGAATCCCCTTACGTTGATCGAGACCCCGGCTGCCGATGCCGCAGCGGCCCTTCCGCAGAATGTGGAGGCCGAGGCCGCCCTGCTCGGTGCGTTGATGATCGACAACCGGCTGGCCGAAGACATTCAGATGAAGCTGCGGCCGGACCATTTCTACGAGCCGCTACACGCCCGCATCTACGAGAACATCCTGAAGCTCATCGACCGCAACATGATCGCGAGCCCGGTCACGCTGCGCCCCCTGTTCGAGCAGGACGAGGAGATGAAGGAGCTCGGCGGCCCGGCCTATCTCGCCCAGCTCACCGGCGGCGGCGCCGCGATCATCGGCGCCCGCGATTTTGCCGAGCAGATTTACGAGCTCGCTCTGCTGCGCGCCCTGATCGGCGTCGGCCGCGAGATGGTCGAGCAGGCACTCGACACCAGCGAGGAGGTCAATCCGCTCGCCCAGATCGAGGCCGCGGAGAGCGCGCTCTACCGCGTCGCCGAGGAAGGCGGCGGTGAGGGCTCAGTCAAGAGCTTCGCCCAGGCGACGAAGCTCGCCGTGCAGCTCGCCGAAAAGGCGCTCAACACCGGCGGCGGCCTCTCCGGCCTCACCACCGGCCTCGAAAGCTTCAACGCCCGCACCGGCGGTCTCCACCATTCGGACCTTCTGATCCTCGCCGGCCGCCCCGGCATGGGCAAGACCTCGCTCGCCACCAACATCGCCTACAACACGGCGTCGCGCTACATCCGCGACCTCGAGGATGGGCTCGAGCCGTCCAAGTCGGTGGGAGCGCCGGTCGCCTTCTTCAGCCTCGAAATGTCGGCCGACCAGCTCGCCACCCGCATTCTCGCCGAAGCCTCCGGGATCAGCGGCGAGAGCCTGCGCATGGGCAAGATCAGCCAGCAGGATTTCCGCAACCTCGCCCGCGCCGCGGCCGAGCTCGAGAACCTTCCGCTCTATATCGACGACACGCCCGGCCTCACCATAGCCGCCCTGCGCACCCGCGCCCGCCGGCTGAAGCGCCAGCGCGACATCGGCTTCATCGTGGTAGACTATCTCCAGTTGCTGCAGGGCTCGGGCAAGGGGGGCCAGGACAATCGCGTCCAGGAAATTTCGGAGATTTCGCGAGGTTTGAAGACGCTCGCCAAGGAACTGAACGTGCCGGTGATGGCGCTCTCGCAGCTCAGCCGTCAGGTCGAGAGCCGCGAGAACAAGCGCCCGCAGCTCTCCGACCTTCGCGAATCCGGCTCGATCGAGCAGGACGCCGACATCGTCCTGTTCGTCTATCGCGAGGAATATTACATCAATTTCGCCAAGCCCAAGGAGGCTTCGGCCGATGCCGGGGACGACGCCTCGACGATCGCCGCCTTCGACGAATGGCAGCGCGCGATGGGCGAGGCGCACGGCAAGGCCGAACTGATCATCGCCAAGCAGCGCCACGGCGCCACCGGCACCGTGACGTTGAAGTTCGACGCCAAGATCACCCGCTTCTCGGACCTGATCGAGGATCACTATCTGCCGGAAGTGCGCGGCGGCTGA